The genomic segment GCAAATAGTATTAAAGCAATCAACCATTTACTTCGGCGAAAGTTCCTTTCTTATTACTTCAATGAGCTTACCTCCATAATAATACTCTTAAATTTCGCGCCTCTATCTTAGTTATTTACCTATTAAGTTATATGTAATTATGTAATAAAATGAGGAATAAGTCAATATAAAATATTTAACAATTTATAAAAATGCATAGAAAATGACTAAAAAGTTTGCAGATTAAAAGCGACTATTTGAAATTATTTCAATAGTCGCTTTTTTAATATTTATAAATAAATATACTATCTTAGCAATGATTAGTGTTATATTTAAGCTTTTTATGCAAGTCGGCACTATAGCAAGATTATATATTTAAAATGACATTTTTTATTCTAAATTTAATTTATTTTTTAATATATAGCTTGTTATTATGAAATAAACTATTATGAAGATTATATTAAATACTGTGATAGATATTAAAAATAAATTAATAGGCCAAAGAGATTCAACATTTCTTAGTAGATCAGGCAGTCTAGAGGATGAAAAAGCTATCCCAATAGATGATGATATTGCACCTGCAATTAAATTTAATACTATAAATGCCCCGAAAGATGAAAGAATTCTATGCTTACTAAATATATGCCCAATTGATATAGAAGCATAAATCATACTAATAAATTTTACAAACTGAAATACCATAGCAATTAATAATTCTATAATAATTACATAAATTTGTATTCCTATTTTAGCATAACCTTCTGAAAGAGCCCTAAAAGTTTCAGAAAAGAATTGGCCAAAAGCTCTAGGGTCAAATGCCATAATAATTATTGAAAGTATGGCTACAATTCCACTTATTATAGTCCAAAAAGTAGCAATTGAAAGTTTGCTTGTAATGTTTGTGATAGTGCTCACTGGAAGGGTGTTCATTAAATATCCTTCATCACCAAGTAGATTTTTATAAAATCTTTGGATAATTATGAAAAAGGTAACTATGAATACAGCAGCCATAGTACATCCGTATCCAAAGATGCTTAGTATAAATGGGATTGAACCAAATCCTTGAAGTTTATGTGA from the Clostridium beijerinckii genome contains:
- a CDS encoding ABC transporter permease; the encoded protein is MLGKLMKYEVKATGRTLIPLYLVLLAFAIINKVFIGTGLSHKLQGFGSIPFILSIFGYGCTMAAVFIVTFFIIIQRFYKNLLGDEGYLMNTLPVSTITNITSKLSIATFWTIISGIVAILSIIIMAFDPRAFGQFFSETFRALSEGYAKIGIQIYVIIIELLIAMVFQFVKFISMIYASISIGHIFSKHRILSSFGAFIVLNLIAGAISSSIGIAFSSSRLPDLLRNVESLWPINLFLISITVFNIIFIIVYFIITSYILKNKLNLE